A single Mangrovimonas sp. YM274 DNA region contains:
- the nrfD gene encoding NrfD/PsrC family molybdoenzyme membrane anchor subunit, translating into MEEELFTSGRNIPNIDPSLQIWHWPISLYLFLGGLAAGILFFAALFYLMGKEKQYPALKAAAVIPPIALSIGLLALVYDLTHPLYTWRLYTTFRIESPMSWGAWVLLITTPLSFLWLFSFYRSAFPNMELKLKLFKKFKFLEKFEKFLIANRTYMAYALVPLSIILGVYTGILLSAFNARPLWNNAILGPLFLTSGLSTGAAAIILLSRNREERHLFSKIDLALIVIEIALITHMIMGYYAGSQVQLEAMDLLVGGEFTLMFFGFVILLGLLVPAILEVIELLGYKVPVAVPAILVIIGGLIFRFIMVEAGQLTRYLY; encoded by the coding sequence ATGGAAGAAGAACTATTTACAAGCGGCCGAAACATTCCAAACATTGATCCTTCATTACAAATTTGGCATTGGCCCATCTCCCTGTATCTATTTTTGGGAGGACTTGCTGCAGGCATTCTATTCTTTGCAGCTTTATTCTACCTTATGGGAAAAGAAAAACAGTATCCTGCTCTGAAAGCAGCCGCTGTTATACCGCCAATCGCCCTATCCATTGGTCTCTTGGCATTGGTTTACGATTTAACCCATCCACTATACACCTGGCGATTATACACCACTTTTAGGATAGAATCCCCTATGTCCTGGGGCGCTTGGGTATTACTCATTACCACACCGCTATCCTTTTTATGGTTATTCAGCTTTTACCGAAGTGCTTTCCCTAACATGGAATTGAAACTCAAACTCTTTAAAAAATTTAAGTTTTTAGAGAAATTCGAAAAATTCCTTATTGCCAACAGAACCTATATGGCTTATGCCCTTGTTCCCTTATCGATAATTTTGGGGGTGTATACAGGTATTTTATTATCGGCCTTTAATGCACGTCCTCTGTGGAACAATGCTATTCTGGGGCCACTGTTCTTAACCTCTGGTTTATCTACAGGAGCCGCAGCCATTATTTTACTGTCTAGAAATAGAGAAGAACGCCATCTGTTCAGTAAAATAGATTTAGCCCTAATTGTCATAGAAATTGCCCTGATCACCCATATGATTATGGGCTATTATGCAGGTTCGCAAGTACAATTGGAGGCCATGGACCTTTTGGTTGGCGGTGAATTTACCCTGATGTTTTTTGGCTTCGTGATCCTTTTGGGCTTACTCGTTCCTGCTATTTTGGAAGTCATTGAATTATTAGGTTATAAAGTCCCCGTAGCAGTTCCGGCTATTTTAGTCATCATTGGCGGGCTTATTTTTAGGTTTATTATGGTAGAAGCAGGACAACTTACCCGATACCTGTATTAA
- a CDS encoding 4Fe-4S dicluster domain-containing protein, translating into MRYAMVIDTLKCVGCSDCVVACQTENNVPHGYCRDWITEAVSGSYPNLELELRSERCNHCANPPCVRCCPTGASHVVVGGIVLVTADQCIGCGACIESCPYDARYQHPDGYVDKCTFCHHRLEKGQQPACVSVCPTKCMYFGDLDDPNSEISQLLKNRKHKTLSPEAGTDPHVFYLI; encoded by the coding sequence ATGAGATATGCAATGGTGATAGACACCTTAAAATGTGTTGGCTGCAGTGACTGTGTGGTCGCTTGCCAAACAGAAAACAATGTGCCCCATGGCTATTGCAGGGATTGGATTACTGAAGCTGTTAGCGGCTCCTACCCTAACCTAGAATTGGAATTGCGCTCGGAACGTTGTAACCATTGCGCCAATCCGCCATGCGTAAGATGCTGTCCAACTGGGGCTAGTCATGTGGTGGTAGGCGGCATTGTTTTGGTGACTGCAGACCAATGTATCGGCTGTGGCGCCTGTATAGAATCCTGTCCTTACGATGCCAGATACCAACACCCCGATGGCTATGTAGACAAATGTACGTTTTGCCACCACCGCTTGGAAAAAGGGCAACAGCCCGCATGTGTCTCTGTATGCCCAACAAAATGCATGTATTTTGGCGATTTGGACGACCCGAATAGCGAAATATCCCAATTGTTGAAAAACAGAAAACATAAAACCCTATCCCCAGAGGCAGGAACCGATCCTCACGTGTTTTATCTCATTTAA
- a CDS encoding molybdopterin-dependent oxidoreductase encodes MVTSRRKFIKISALGLGGLALSSSAVNLLAPNPLLDAAVKENLAKKLSRTATYCEVCFWKCAAWAYTDETGDIKKVIGNDDDPHCNGRLCPRGTGGIGMYSDEDRLKTPLIRTTINGEETYREASWEEALDLIAEKFTEIKQKYGPESFALLKHGSPGSHLEHLFKAYGSDTIAEPAYAQCRGPRETGFGLTFGSWVGSPEPTDIRDTKCLVLIGSHIGENMHNTQVQEMSDAIDNGATIITVDPRFSTAASKSSHWLPIKPATDIALLLSWMHVLIEEELYNKKYVEKYAIGFEELKAHVKPYTPEWAYGITTIKPDSIRETARLMAAAAPATIVHPGRHVTWYGDDSQRERAIAILNGLLGSWGNRGGFYFKEKISIPKYPHPAYPEPKWGWHEIGQQYPFAEMGNTSEVVKATIPNEDNPYPIKAWMIAGTNLINTLPQREQTLEAINAVEFLVVVDTMPMEITGYADVVLPECTYLERYDGIRSATNRHPSIAVRIPAVKPKYNSKPAWWISKQIGDRIGLGDYFNYNDFEEVIEWQLNKLGTSLDEMKKIGVKNFERTSGPLFLEEGQDYVFGTPSGKIEFYSQELADLGFDPMPVYTHHPQPPQGFYRLNYGRSPMHTFSRTINNPYLSDLKSENTLWVNPRVARILDLKKDQPVWLKNQDGILSAFPIKVRVTERIRWDSVYMYHGFGHNNKKLTRAFGKGASDAELISQIVVDPLMGGTGLRGNFVSILTEDPHKNTMV; translated from the coding sequence ATGGTGACATCCAGAAGAAAATTCATCAAAATTTCAGCTTTAGGGTTAGGGGGCTTAGCACTTTCCTCTTCAGCAGTCAATTTATTAGCGCCCAATCCACTCTTGGATGCTGCCGTAAAAGAGAACCTTGCCAAAAAACTTTCCAGAACTGCTACCTATTGTGAGGTATGCTTTTGGAAATGTGCCGCCTGGGCCTATACAGACGAAACTGGCGACATCAAAAAAGTGATTGGAAATGATGATGACCCGCACTGTAACGGAAGACTCTGTCCAAGAGGTACGGGAGGAATTGGCATGTACAGCGATGAAGATCGCCTTAAAACACCTTTAATAAGAACCACCATAAACGGTGAAGAAACTTATAGGGAAGCCAGTTGGGAGGAGGCCTTGGACCTGATTGCCGAGAAATTCACAGAAATTAAACAGAAGTACGGCCCTGAATCGTTCGCGCTTTTAAAACACGGGTCTCCAGGAAGTCATTTGGAACACCTCTTTAAAGCCTATGGTTCCGACACCATTGCTGAACCTGCCTACGCACAATGTAGAGGCCCAAGAGAAACGGGCTTTGGACTCACCTTCGGCTCATGGGTAGGCTCTCCAGAACCTACCGATATCAGGGACACCAAATGTTTAGTGCTTATTGGCTCCCACATTGGAGAGAACATGCACAATACGCAAGTTCAGGAAATGTCTGACGCCATCGATAATGGCGCCACGATTATTACCGTAGATCCTAGATTTTCTACGGCGGCCAGTAAATCGTCGCATTGGTTACCTATCAAACCCGCGACTGACATTGCCTTACTACTTTCTTGGATGCATGTGTTGATTGAGGAAGAGCTTTACAATAAAAAATACGTTGAAAAATATGCCATTGGTTTCGAGGAACTAAAAGCCCACGTAAAACCGTATACTCCGGAATGGGCCTACGGCATCACCACCATAAAACCGGATAGCATTAGGGAAACGGCTCGCCTTATGGCTGCGGCCGCCCCAGCTACCATTGTACACCCTGGACGCCATGTGACTTGGTATGGAGACGACTCGCAACGCGAACGTGCCATTGCCATTTTAAATGGTCTTTTGGGCTCTTGGGGTAACCGAGGTGGGTTCTACTTTAAAGAGAAAATCAGTATTCCAAAATATCCGCATCCAGCCTATCCAGAGCCTAAATGGGGTTGGCATGAAATAGGTCAGCAATATCCATTTGCTGAAATGGGCAATACTTCGGAAGTAGTCAAGGCGACCATTCCTAATGAAGATAATCCATATCCTATCAAAGCATGGATGATTGCAGGAACCAATTTAATAAACACCCTACCACAGCGAGAACAAACCCTTGAAGCGATTAATGCGGTTGAATTTTTGGTCGTGGTAGATACCATGCCAATGGAAATCACAGGCTATGCCGATGTGGTGCTTCCGGAATGCACCTATTTAGAACGTTATGACGGTATTCGCTCTGCCACCAACAGACATCCGTCCATTGCTGTTCGTATTCCAGCTGTAAAGCCTAAATACAATTCCAAACCTGCCTGGTGGATCAGTAAACAAATTGGCGACCGTATTGGTTTGGGCGATTATTTCAATTACAACGATTTTGAAGAGGTCATTGAATGGCAACTCAACAAATTGGGGACTTCTTTGGATGAAATGAAAAAGATAGGCGTTAAGAACTTCGAAAGAACCTCTGGACCATTGTTCCTCGAAGAAGGACAGGATTATGTGTTTGGTACTCCAAGTGGAAAAATAGAATTTTATTCTCAGGAATTGGCAGATTTAGGATTCGATCCTATGCCTGTCTACACCCACCATCCGCAACCACCACAAGGGTTTTACAGGTTGAATTACGGAAGATCTCCAATGCACACGTTCAGTAGAACGATTAACAACCCTTATTTAAGCGATTTAAAAAGTGAAAACACCCTTTGGGTCAACCCAAGGGTAGCCCGAATCCTAGATCTAAAAAAAGACCAGCCCGTTTGGCTTAAAAACCAAGATGGCATTCTATCTGCTTTCCCTATCAAAGTGAGGGTTACAGAGCGTATTCGTTGGGATTCTGTGTATATGTACCATGGCTTTGGCCATAACAATAAAAAATTGACCCGTGCCTTTGGAAAAGGTGCCAGTGACGCCGAACTTATTTCCCAAATCGTCGTAGATCCACTAATGGGTGGTACCGGTTTAAGAGGAAACTTTGTTTCTATTTTAACCGAAGACCCACATAAAAATACAATGGTATGA